The Brumimicrobium sp. genomic interval ATCCGTATGATGCTCCGAGTAATAAAGAACTGTTTGCAACACGTTTGCATTGGGCAAAAACGTTATATGATCGAGGCATTGCTAAAAATATCATTTTCTCAGGAGATGCAGTGCATACACCTTATTATGAAGGTAAATTGATGAAATTATTTGCCATCCAACTTGGAATACCAGCAGAACATGTTTTTTCAGAGGATGAGGCTTTACATACTACAGAAAATATAAAATACAGTAAAAAATTGGCTGATAAATTAGGGTTTAAGAAGATAGTTTTTGCAACCGATCCGTATCAGTTTTCTTATATGACAAGTTTAGTTAATTTTTTAGCTCCTGGAACACCTCTGTTAACCTTTCCAACGGATTCAATGGCTTATTATTCTACATATCAATTGCCTGAAGTGGATATCCAGCCGGCCTTTATGGAGAATTGGAAGGATAAGACGATAAAATAAGTGAAAATAAGTCGAAAAGCGATTGTTTTAGACTTTGGTACCCGGGGTGGGAATCGAACCCACACGCCTCGCGGCATCGGATTTTGAATCCGACGTGTCTACCAGTTCCACCACCCGGGCAATTGGAGTGTGCGAATTTAAGTAAATTCTATTTACAAACAAATAAATGATTTACTTTTTGTATTTAGGCAGATTCAAGTCTCAAATGCGACACTACCATAATTTCTGTTTATAAAGTTATAAAATATATCCTTAGGAGATTTAAAATTCAGTTTTTTTCTCGGTCTTTTATTTATTACATGTTGTATTTCAGTCAATTGTTGTTGAGAATATTTTGTCAAATCAGCTTCTTTTGGAATAAATTGTCTTATCAATTTATTTGCATGTTCAATCGCACCTTTTTCCCAAGAACAATATGGATGTGCAAAATAAATAGGTATTTTTAGCTTTTTTGTAACTTTCAAATGGTCAGCAAATTCCGCCCCATTATCAGTAGTTATAGTGTGTACAAAATTCTTATATGGAATTAATTGATTAATTAGAATTTTTGCTAGGTCTTTAGCGTTTTTCCCATTAGGAAGTCGCTTTATAAATACAAAATTAGTCTTTCTTTCAGTCAATGTTAATATAGCCCCTTGTTGGTTAGCTCCTATAATGGTGTCCATTTCCCTACCGATAGCTATCGGTACCCAAATCGACTTTTATTATCTACAACTACTGGTCTTTCCTCAATAGAAACACGATTAGCAATGGGATAATGCCTGCCTACTGGTCGTTTTCGGTGTTTAAGTCGATGCCGTGTAAACTTATATAAGTCTCCTCCATTCTCTTTGTTAGACCGTATATATTGATATATTCTTTCCGCACTAACCATCGGTAAACCATTGGCTTTACAATAACCAACAATTTGCTCTGGAGACCAATATTCTTCCATATATTTCTCAATAAGTCTTTTACAGTTTTCATCGAATTTTCGATTTGCTGTAAACCGATCTTTTCTATCACAAGCATATTCATGTGCTAGTTTTGAAGAATATCTCCCTGTATTCGTACTATTCCTTTTAATTTCTCGAAAAACAGTAGAACGATGGATGTTTAAAGTTTTAGCTATAAAATCTTTTGACTTTTTAATCTTTAGATATGCTTCAATAACATATCTTTGTTCTAAGGTAAGATGACTCATAATTTTGCAACTTTTGGTCGAGGACACAAAATAGTGATTTTTACCATTTCAGGTGAGAGGGCTTTATGCCCTTTCATTTGAAAAAATCAATTATTGTATGACCAAATGTCGCATTTACTATTTGAACTTACTTTATTATTGAAATAAATTAATTTAGATTCATATTTAATAATTACTTATGAAAAAGATCATTTTAAACTCTCTTTTGATTGTTGCCACTGTTTTTATAGTTTCTTCTTGTAAAAAGGATTATACGTGTACTTGTGCTGTTCAAGGCGTTGCCGTTCAGGGAGCAAGCACAACAATAAAAAATTCAACAAAGAAAAATGCACAATCAGCTTGTGATGAGTATGGGGACACGCATGTTTCTGTGAATGGGGAAATGTTTCAATTGGTTCAGGTGGCAGCAATGTCAATGTGGATGAAAATGGGAATGTTTCTATCCAAAATGTTTCTTGTAGTATCGATTAGTATTAACCCGTTATACATTTAGAATGAGACATAGGTTATAATCTTAGACCCCGACACTCCTTCGTCCGTCGGGGTGACAATCCCTAGGGAGAATCAGGCGGTCGGCTTTGCCGACCGATAGCCTTCTCTCACAATTGTCACCCCGAGAGCCTTGGTTCTTGGGGTCTATTTTTTAATAAATTCTATTTTTTACATTTTTACAAATTCAATACAATCCACATACAGTAGAAATTATTGATTGTATTTATTTTTTGTGAATGCACAATGGATTAGTATTAATATTTTAAGAATAATCATTTGTATTTGATTGTTTTTTGTAAAAAAATAATTAATTTAGGTTTATTATTAATTTATTAATTCATTAAAAACATGAAAAGAACTATATTAACTACACTAGCTATCATCGCTATTTCATTTGCGTTCACTTCTTGCAAAAAAGACTGGAAATGTACTTGTAAAACAGGAACAGGTATTATTATTGAAGAAGCTTCACAAACTTATACAAATGTTTCTAAGAAAGATGCTAAAGCTTCTTGTGATGTATTTAGCACTACATATGCTGCACCTTTCGGAGGATCTTGTAGCATAGATTAATAACCATAAATAATGCATATAAAAAGGGATTCCAGAGGAATCCCTTTTTTAGTATCTAATAATAAAATGTTCTTTTTGTTGGTGTTTTCGTTTGAGTATAATTCCAATTCGAAAAAGATCTATCGTGAGATGATAGTCCGAATTGTTTTGGAGAGATTTCCATCCTTCGAGCATATCAGAAGTCCAGCGAATATCATCCAATACGAAGATAGTTTCGTCATGGGTGAGTGGTTCTAATAACTCTAATTGGCGTAATAAACTCCTTTTACTGTGGTCTCCATCAATAAAAACTAAATCGAATTTTGTTTCTTGATTATATGCCATTAAGAAATTTTCAAAGGAATCATTTATGAATTGGACTCTGTGTTTCTGAGTAAGAGGAAAATTTTCCATAGCAAATTTACTGGTATTTGGACAGCCTTCTACGGTGATTGTGTTTACTGTATCTTTAGCGGATGTCAAAAGAAAAGTACCTAACCCTAACGATGTCCCTAGTTCTAATATATGTTGAATAGGGTAGTATTTAACTAACTTATAAAGTAACTTTCCATATTTATGATTTATCCCTGATATACTTGCAATATCTTTGACTTTACGGACTTTATTTAATTTTTTGGAACCAGAGCCAAGATCTGTAACCTCAATGGTTTGTGTGGAAGTACGGAAGTTTCTTTGCATTGTCAGAAATTCTTCCCAAATATCTTTTTGAATTGGTTGGCGCAAACATTTGTCACTAAGCTCGTATATAAATGGAGAATGTACTCCATGTCTTTTTTTAGAATATAGACAATATTTTAGGTATTCAGTAACTAAATTTATCATAATCAGTATAAATCAACGTTAAAGATACTTTAAAGCTATATACTAGATATGGAAATTAAAGAAAATTCTGCTGTGATAGAAAAATATAGAGCGCTGACCTTTGGGGAACAACCTGAGGTGATATTAGAAAGACCTTGTAAAATGGATGATGGGATTATTCATCATGCAGATTTTGAGAAGAATAAGTTTCGTTTTATTTTTAGCAGTTCTGAACAAGAAATCACTTTCTTTATTCCAGCATCTGGCTCTGGTTCGCGAATGTTTAATTTTTTGTATGATTTCTTAGATAATCCAACGGAAGAATCTAGAGGGAATACAGAAAAATTTCTTAATTCTATTTCGGATTTTGCTTTCTTTGAGTTATTGCCCTATGCATTAAAGAAAAAAGTAAAAAATTACGATGTAAACCTAGATGAATTTATTTCTTATTTGCTGAAGTCATCTGGTCTTGGTTTAGGAGATTTACCTAAAGGACTCATTCCTTTTCATCGCTCTCGGAGTTTTATTTTAAATGCCTTTCAAGAGCAGTTATTGCAAGGATTACGCGTTAAAGATGATGATATTTCTTTCCATTTTACAATCAATAAGGAATATGAAGGGAAGATAAAAGATGCGCTTTTAGCTATTCAACATTTAACAGGTCGTAGATGCAATATAACTTGGTCAGAACAGAATATATCGACTAATTCCATTGCTTTTGACGATAGTCAACAAGTTGTATATGCCAATAACGAAGAGATTCTTACCCGGCCATCTGGACACGGTGCCTTATTGAACAATTTGGATGCAATTAATAGTGATATCATCTTTATAAAGAATATTGATAATGTACAACATGAAATTTATTCACAAGATTCTATAGATTTATTCAAATATTTAGGTGGATTATTGATTGAATTTAAAAAAGAACTCAAAGCTGCATACTTAAGTGATAACCAACGAGATGAACTGACTATGCTAAACGAAAGATATCAATTTATTAGTCCAGATATGTCGTTTATAAACATGAGTAAAGATCAATTAGATGCTATTGTTTTACGACCTATACGAATCTGTGGTATGGTTAAAAATGAGGGTCAACCTGGTGGTGGACCATTTTGGGTGAATGAAGGAGGGATAATATCTAAACAAATTGTAGAAAAGGCTCAAATCAATAATAAAGGAGAACAATATAAGATTATGGTTCAGAGTCAATACTTTAACCCTGTCTTGATGGCTGTTTCCACGACGGATATTTTTGGAAATAAACTCTCTTTAACTAATTTCTCTGATCCTAATAAATATTTTAAGGTAGAAAAAACACATTTAAATAAAACTATTCATTTCATTGAATTACCAGGACTATGGAATGGAAGTATGGCTAATTGGACAAGTGTTTTTGTAGATGCTCCTTCCACTGCTTTTACACCTGTAAAGACAGTATTGGATTTATTAACTAATGCACATACTGAATCTAAACCATAGTTATTTAGATTTGTTTTACCTTTTATGGTTATAAAGTAATGAGCAGGTTTATTGGATTTATAGGATTGTGCTTTATTCTGCTGATTTTATCTAGCTCTACACCCTCTTATTCATATCGTGTTTCTTTTGGCGTAAAAATAGGTTTATTGCCTACGGGGAGTTTAACTGAATACTCCATCATTTATTATAGAGATAACAAACAAATTTCTTCTGCTCCCATTGATTTATATCAACTTGACAAAATTTGCTTAGGAGAGTGGCCTATTCCAAAGACCCAAACCTTTTTTAATTATTATGAAAATTTTGGTTTACATGATGATACTTTAGTAGATGGAACAATTGTGGATTTTAGATCTGCGTACGACTCCCTTTGGAAAATCCGCTTTGATTTCCATCCATTTAATTTTCAATCGGGGAAAGGGTGGAGTAATGGTGAAATTCGTCCTAGTTTAAAACAGCAAGCCTATTTATATCAGCGATATGGAGTGAGAGGATATGACCAAGATTCATTCTCAGATTCCGCTTTTTTTCAATTATTAAAAGATGTTTGTGATCCGATATGGATTGCAGACTATAAATCTTTATATTAGTTAAGCGTTTACGTTGCTTGTTTTAGCATTTAATTTTGGAACTATAGCAAAGGAAGAATCATGTACTTCTGCGATGGAGTGATAGAATACTGTGCCATATCCTATAGCGAGCATAGCATGAAAAGGAACCATTCCTATATCACCATAAGCTAATCTGTTAATTGCTGTTATTCCAAAAAGTAAACAAAGTATCCCTTCAAAAATAGTGACTAGTGAAATATCTTTTTTGTCATATTTATTTTCAATCTTTCCATCCTTAATAGTAGAAACATTAAACTTTGGAGTTCTAACAAATGAACTCTTTATTCCCATATAACCTTCAATTACAGCAACCGCATTATTAAGAGACAATCCCATAGATACAGTTAAGAATTGGAAGAAACGCACAAAGAATTGCCATCTAGTTTTTCTTTTATCTGCTGTTTTCTCACGATATGAATTCCAATAATAATACATAAGGAATAGAGTGGAGAGTATAAATATACTACCAAATTGGATAATGAAATTAAGATCCTCAAAACTATCTTTAATATGAAGAATGGGAAGACTTAATAAACTCATAATCACGATAAATATAAAGATAGAAGAGTTGAATAGGTGAGATAAACCATGAATCCTATCTGAGAATTTTATTCCTTTTGCAGTTAATAAACGTTTTCCCATTTTTCTAAAACATTCAGCACCTCCCTTCATCCATCTGTGTTGTTGCCCCTTTAAAGCACTCATTGTAATAGGTAGCTCTGCCGGTGCAATTACATCTTCGAGATAAATAAATTTCCACCCTTTCATTTGTGCACGGTAACTCAAATCTAGATCTTCAGTTAAGGTATCGTGTTGCCATCCACCCGCATCTTCGATGCAAGCTTTTCTCCAAATCCCTCCAGTACCATTAAAGTTGATAAAGTGTCCAACTGAATTTCTACCTACTTGCTCGATTGCAAAGTGACCATCTAATCCGAATGCTTGCAATTCCGTTAGGATAGAAAAATGTTTATTGATATGGCCCCATCTTGTTTGAACTACTCCAATATTTTCAGCCTCAAATTCTGTAATAGTTTTCTGAAGAAAGTCTGTATCGGGTAAGAAGTCAACATCGAAAATAGCAACAAATTCTCCCTTAGCTGCTGGTAGTGCTGCAGCTAATGCTCCTGCTTTATATCCGATTCGATTTGTTCTGTGAATATGCTCAATATTCACTCCGTATTTTTCTCGTACTTCAATAACTTTTTTAGCTATAACATCAACTGTCTCATCGGTTGAGTCATCTAATACTTGAATTTCAAATTTATCCAATGGATAATCCATTTGTGCTACCTGCTCAATGATTCGTTCCGCTACGTAAAGTTCATTAAACATCGGAAGTTGAATGGTTACAAAAGGGGCTTTCTCTGGGTTAAAATCAAGAGGCTTTCTTTTATCTTTTATTTGATTCTTCTTATAGTTTACAGCCAATGATAGCTGAAGAACACTATATAAAAAGATAAGGACTAAACAAAGTCCATAAATTACTAGTATGATTTTAGCTAGGAGATGTGAAAAATAATTTTCACGTCCAAAAGCATCTCCCCAATTAAACATCCATGTTGGTTCACCTAAGACGGTATCAACTAATTCAATAATATTCATTCAAATATATATATTCTCTCTGTGTGCAAATATACGTCTATTTCTAAGTTTATATAATAGAATTAGAAAAAAATAGATTATAAGTATGCTATTTTCTATATGGAGAATTTTT includes:
- a CDS encoding glycosyltransferase, giving the protein MNIIELVDTVLGEPTWMFNWGDAFGRENYFSHLLAKIILVIYGLCLVLIFLYSVLQLSLAVNYKKNQIKDKRKPLDFNPEKAPFVTIQLPMFNELYVAERIIEQVAQMDYPLDKFEIQVLDDSTDETVDVIAKKVIEVREKYGVNIEHIHRTNRIGYKAGALAAALPAAKGEFVAIFDVDFLPDTDFLQKTITEFEAENIGVVQTRWGHINKHFSILTELQAFGLDGHFAIEQVGRNSVGHFINFNGTGGIWRKACIEDAGGWQHDTLTEDLDLSYRAQMKGWKFIYLEDVIAPAELPITMSALKGQQHRWMKGGAECFRKMGKRLLTAKGIKFSDRIHGLSHLFNSSIFIFIVIMSLLSLPILHIKDSFEDLNFIIQFGSIFILSTLFLMYYYWNSYREKTADKRKTRWQFFVRFFQFLTVSMGLSLNNAVAVIEGYMGIKSSFVRTPKFNVSTIKDGKIENKYDKKDISLVTIFEGILCLLFGITAINRLAYGDIGMVPFHAMLAIGYGTVFYHSIAEVHDSSFAIVPKLNAKTSNVNA
- a CDS encoding class I SAM-dependent methyltransferase, which gives rise to MQRNFRTSTQTIEVTDLGSGSKKLNKVRKVKDIASISGINHKYGKLLYKLVKYYPIQHILELGTSLGLGTFLLTSAKDTVNTITVEGCPNTSKFAMENFPLTQKHRVQFINDSFENFLMAYNQETKFDLVFIDGDHSKRSLLRQLELLEPLTHDETIFVLDDIRWTSDMLEGWKSLQNNSDYHLTIDLFRIGIILKRKHQQKEHFIIRY
- a CDS encoding DUF4301 family protein; translated protein: MEIKENSAVIEKYRALTFGEQPEVILERPCKMDDGIIHHADFEKNKFRFIFSSSEQEITFFIPASGSGSRMFNFLYDFLDNPTEESRGNTEKFLNSISDFAFFELLPYALKKKVKNYDVNLDEFISYLLKSSGLGLGDLPKGLIPFHRSRSFILNAFQEQLLQGLRVKDDDISFHFTINKEYEGKIKDALLAIQHLTGRRCNITWSEQNISTNSIAFDDSQQVVYANNEEILTRPSGHGALLNNLDAINSDIIFIKNIDNVQHEIYSQDSIDLFKYLGGLLIEFKKELKAAYLSDNQRDELTMLNERYQFISPDMSFINMSKDQLDAIVLRPIRICGMVKNEGQPGGGPFWVNEGGIISKQIVEKAQINNKGEQYKIMVQSQYFNPVLMAVSTTDIFGNKLSLTNFSDPNKYFKVEKTHLNKTIHFIELPGLWNGSMANWTSVFVDAPSTAFTPVKTVLDLLTNAHTESKP
- a CDS encoding YdcF family protein translates to MKRSIILILFSILIVSSCSLDRVVHRKNKKGYKHAPYDVMVVPGYPYDAPSNKELFATRLHWAKTLYDRGIAKNIIFSGDAVHTPYYEGKLMKLFAIQLGIPAEHVFSEDEALHTTENIKYSKKLADKLGFKKIVFATDPYQFSYMTSLVNFLAPGTPLLTFPTDSMAYYSTYQLPEVDIQPAFMENWKDKTIK